In the Triticum aestivum cultivar Chinese Spring chromosome 2B, IWGSC CS RefSeq v2.1, whole genome shotgun sequence genome, TGTTTTGGTGTAGATTTTCGTTCCTCTGATTTGTCTCCCGTTTCCTACCATTCGGTTCCTACAATCAGTTGCATTCTTATTATGAAACTAATGTGTTGTAGTTTATCAATATCACCTGAATTAGACCATCTGATTCAAGATAGTAGCATACTAGAAGAAAAGTACTTTCTGGGGATCTAGAAATGTTTCACTGGATTATGACTTGACCAGAGATTCAGGGTACAAACACAAATTGAAGAGATTTTTCAAGAACTGTTATTATGTTTACCAACTTAAGGATGGTGATTATATGGCTATTTCTATACTGTCGAGCAGTTCAGCGTTCCTCTGGTCGCCCGCTTTATGCCATCCATGTTTTCCTTTTCTATATCTAGAACTGCTGTTTCAATTGGGTTTGTCAAGGTTTGACATGCTTGTGGTGGTTAATATCTAGAATTGTTTCATGAACTAATATTATTTTTATCCAAACTTTAAGCCTTTTCTTAATCCTCATGTAAAAAGATGGCCACGTCGGCGGCGCTACGCGGCAACCATATCCGCAAGAACCGCACCCGTCGCAGGTAGGAACGCGCTATGGCACCTCGAGTCACACTAAACGGGGGTGCAACCCATCAGGTATAGCTTCAACTCTATTCTCATGGACACTTCTATCATAACATTCAGATACACTTTTCAGGCATTACAAGGTCATATCTGCTCTTTGTAGTTCAATCATTAGTTTCATTTAGTCTATGATTTATCTCATTGGCTTTAGGATTAGTCCAgattatactccctcctttcctaaatacAAGTCCTTTTAGATATTTTAATAAGGACTACACatcgatgtatatagacattttgtcgaatgtagattcactcattttgctgctTATGTAGTCCCCGTTTGGAATCTCAGAaaagacttatatttcggaacggagggagtattattttagtTTGGTCATTGATTAAGATTTTCGCTTCAGTATTAATTACATGAATGGCTAGCTCTCTGCATCGGTGTCGTATTCTTGCAGTTTCAAAATCTTTGATTCATGGCTCCCGGCCAAAGGGGATCAGACGAGTTGTACATGTCTAATATTTCAGAAGAAGTCTTGCCATCAATTAAGTGTTTCTCTTTGTCTTGATAGTATTTTCAGGTAGAGTACACAGAGGACAGAAGTACATTGACGGAAATGATGACACCCTTCCACTGAAGCTCGCAGACGGCACCGTGAACTGCGACAATCGCTTCATGCTTGAAACCGGCAGGAGGGCCACCATCACGACGGATTGATCATGGTTTCGTCACCACGCTAACATTCAGGATGGCGACATCTGCGCCTTCCATTTCAAGCGCAAGGAAAGGCATAAGGTCATCACATCGTCTCTCCCTCACCGTCCATCACATCGTCTCTAGGTATAAGGTCATCAGCAGGATATATATGAACCGTATATCGTCTTTAGCTTATCTCAATGTTGTGCTCTATCATCCACCTTGTAAGACTCTGGCCTATCTTATAATATGCACCTACTACCTTATATGTATGATGATCGAACACTTTTCTTCTAAGCTTGTGTTCATTGTATTCATATTTTAACAATTGAGGTACTCTGAAACGCATATGCACGTTCGCAACTCCACCACTAAGGCAAGTGCGCACAGGATTGCACAACAGGCGCGCCAGGGTGCGCCCCAGCCTCTAGTATGAACATTACTGGGTGCAGGGGCGGACCTACATAGTGCTGAGTGGGTGCCTAGGCCCCACTCAATTTTTAAAATTCAAAGAGAAATTGCTTgtattaaaaaaaattgaaattcttTAAATTTATATAATAAATGCCCTGACTCCAATGATTTGCCCCCACTCCACACTAAAATATCTCTTCCTACTCTCCCACTAAAATATTTAATCTATTTATCAAGCTTAGCGAGTCTAAcaattattttcctaatttttctatCAAAAAAGGCTTCCGGCCCGCTTTATATGTAAAGCAGCACGACCAAAAAAATACGACTCAAGAAAAAAGGCCAAACCGATAGAAGGTGGTGATGAAATCATCTTGCAAGTTACAGAGATGTTCTAATAAAAATCCTCTTACAAAGCAGATCAAATATAAAAGAAGAGTACACTACTGCTCACACCTCAACAAGATGAAGTGAGGCTATTGACTAGAAGAAAACCCGTGCCTCCATGAGAAACCACCAAACATGCATGTAACAGACACACCAATTGCAAGTTGTCGTCGGAGAGGACACTCTTTGCTCGCGCTTCAGGCCATGAATCGCCAATTCTACCTGCAGAGGATGAGGAATGAGAGCTAGCGATGCTACTCACGTTGCATTTAAAATATAGGAAGCCGCCGGGACTGCCCCATGCCAGAGTCAAAGATGCATCGAGAAGGATCCGAGCTCGCCCACCATGTCAAATGGACGTAACGGGAGGGTGCCGGAGATCcacgtcaccccccccccctagggtggtGATGCAACACGCCTCGCCCTCGCGATCAAAGGACGATCAAGGGTTTTCACCTAGGAGGCCTGGCGCGGAGAGGGGGACCACGAAAGTGATCTTTGAGGTTGAGTGACCATGAATAAAGGCAATACTCGCTAATATTACCAAGAAAAATGAAGAAATCGATTTTGGTTGCTAAACTTTCAAGATACAGTAAATTTGGTCCCTGGTCCTAGTAAAAGCGGTATAACCGGTGAGAGTCGGTGGTTTTACACACTTGCAACCAATTAGAATAGAAGATAGACAATCATAAGAAAAATATCAAAGCTTAAAAGAATACGGAAAAATAAGAGGGACATTTAAAATTTTGCATGGATAAACATCTAACAAAATATTTTCTTAAATAAATTAAAATGGTATAAAAACAAAGATATGTTattagaaatatggatcttgagaAAATTAATTTTTTGGCGTTGAAACCCATGAACAGACACCATATTTCTTTGTTAGTTTTGCATTATCTATCTCCAATATATGTACTTATGATAATTTTTGGCTTCCTACCTTTTGGTAGTTTACGTTTGGAAATTACATGGTTTTCAATGTTTATCATATAATATTTCttaaatttcaaaattttccaaatttcAAAGAAGATTCCAGGTTTTGATTgataggtttttcttgaatgtttcCACTATTAATAATGTTATCTATTGATTTGTTTTCTTAACCTTTTTTTATCCGTCTGTTGGCTGGGCTACTATGTGTGTGAATCCACTGTCGTGCCATCTCGCATACCGCTTTCACCGATAATCAGGGTGAAAATTTAATAATTTCAAAAGTTTTACATCCTCCATATCAGATATTTTTGTTAAGTAGCCAACTATGAATCACCCAATAGTGATTATGTGGATCTCTACCCAGGATATGGGTCAACTATTCAATGGTGGTCACGACTTTTGAGGCGTGTGCATGTGGTACATGCTTTGGGTTTGCTGGACCGGATGTATTCTTCTGGTACGTCATGCATGCAATATGGCGGTGACCCCGGTTCTAGACGGTGGGGGTGTGGCGGCATCCCCGTTGTCGAGTTTGTAGGTAGGTAGTGGTAGTTTCGGGTTGtttgatgtatgttcttgtcagACCATTATTAATTTAATAACGATGGTTGTGTGCATCAATTGATG is a window encoding:
- the LOC123046472 gene encoding uncharacterized protein isoform X2; its protein translation is MFPLGIPNLVRSHGRWLIDGLCLVLHDKLELLMLQLQPDGHVGGATRQPYPQEPHPSQVGTRYGTSSHTKRGCNPSVFSGRVHRGQKYIDGNDDTLPLKLADGTVNCDNRFMLETGRRATITTD
- the LOC123046472 gene encoding uncharacterized protein isoform X1; this translates as MVIRGRSESKFVATYPVPHYALLDYPFMFPLGIPNLVRSHGRWLIDGLCLVLHDKLELLMLQLQPDGHVGGATRQPYPQEPHPSQVGTRYGTSSHTKRGCNPSVFSGRVHRGQKYIDGNDDTLPLKLADGTVNCDNRFMLETGRRATITTD